One part of the Phaenicophaeus curvirostris isolate KB17595 chromosome 2, BPBGC_Pcur_1.0, whole genome shotgun sequence genome encodes these proteins:
- the LOC138717533 gene encoding transmembrane protein 121-like — translation MVPPPPVSKPHVCLSTALIMTSLILMDVYLVEQSQGSRKLGICVMVAVGDVCFLLVLRYVAIWVGAEVKTAKRGYAMILWFLYVFVLEIKVYFVYQNYKADRKSLDLIARKALTLLLSICIPALYVLLVATEHMEYVRTFKKKEDLRNRLFWVIVDMLDVLDIQANLWEPQKKGLPLWAEGLMFFYCYILLLVLPCVSLCEISMQGIGIMPHRMMLYPLLSMLTVNITTIFIRGSNMVFFRDARVSSIFMGKNMLAIGLKVCTFVQYQRHRQHGPLGPDLPLQHSSQAQPSPGLHKAREQPACPEELARDNT, via the coding sequence ATGGTTCCCCCCCCACCCGTCAGCAAGCCCCACGTGTGCCTCTCCACTGCGCTCATCATGACCAGCCTCATCCTCATGGATGTCTATCTGGtggagcagagccagggctcCAGGAAGCTGGGAATCTGTGTGATGGTGGCAGTGGGCGATGTGTGCTTCCTGCTGGTGCTCCGCTACGTGGCCATCTGGGTCGGAGCAGAGGTAAAGACAGCGAAGCGGGGCTACGCCATGATCCTCTGGTTCCTGTACGTCTTTGTTCTGGAGATCAAAGTCTACTTTGTGTACCAGAACTATAAAGCAGACCGGAAAAGCCTGGATCTCATAGCCCGCAAAGCACTGACCTTGTTGCTCTCCATCTGCATCCCAGCCCTCTATGTGTTGTTGGTGGCCACAGAGCACATGGAGTACGTTAGGACAttcaagaagaaagaagatcTCCGCAACCGCCTCTTCTGGGTTATTGTGGACATGCTGGATGTGCTGGACATCCAGGCCAACCTGTGGGAGCCCCAGAAGAAGGGGCTGCCACTCTGGGCTGAGGGCCTCATGTTCTTCTACTGCTACATCTTGCTCCTGGTCCTCCCTTGCGTATCCCTCTGTGAGATCAGCATGCAAGGGATCGGCATCATGCCACACCGGATGATGCTGTACCCCCTGCTGAGCATGCTCACTGTCAACATCACCACCATCTTCATCCGAGGCAGCAACATGGTCTTCTTCAGGGACGCCCGGGTCTCCAGCATCTTTATGGGCAAGAACATGCTGGCCATCGGGCTGAAGGTGTGCACGTTTGTGCAGTACCAGCGGCACCGGCAGCACGGGCCCCTGGGGCCAGACCTgcccctgcagcacagctcccaggcCCAGCCCTCTCCAGGGCTGCACAAAGCCCGGGAGCAGCCCGCCTGCCCCGAGGAGCTGGCCCGGGACAATACGTGA